In a single window of the Nocardiopsis composta genome:
- a CDS encoding TetR/AcrR family transcriptional regulator: protein MAERIGLREMKRRRTREAISEAAIALFAAEGYDRVPVARIAAAAQVSKPTLFAYFPSKEDLVLHRIADHEDEAARVVRARPAGTAPLAALRAHFLDALDRRDPVTGLNDSPEVLEYQRLLYETPALAARLPAYLARGEKALAEALAEAGAPAGPARTAAAQITAVQRVLGEDTSARMLAGEPADAAAPEARRRAEEAFDLLEGGLAALFTTG, encoded by the coding sequence ATGGCGGAGCGCATCGGACTACGGGAGATGAAGCGGCGGCGCACCCGGGAGGCGATCTCGGAGGCGGCGATCGCGCTGTTCGCCGCGGAGGGGTACGACCGGGTCCCGGTGGCCCGGATCGCCGCCGCGGCCCAGGTCTCCAAGCCCACCCTGTTCGCCTACTTCCCCAGCAAGGAGGACCTGGTCCTGCACCGGATAGCCGACCACGAGGACGAGGCGGCCCGGGTGGTGCGCGCCCGCCCGGCCGGCACCGCCCCCCTGGCCGCGCTGCGCGCCCACTTCCTGGACGCCCTCGACCGGCGCGATCCGGTCACCGGCCTCAACGACTCCCCGGAGGTCCTGGAGTACCAGCGCCTGCTGTACGAGACCCCGGCGCTGGCCGCCCGACTCCCCGCCTACCTGGCGCGGGGCGAGAAGGCCCTGGCCGAGGCCCTCGCCGAGGCCGGCGCACCCGCGGGCCCGGCCCGCACCGCCGCCGCCCAGATCACCGCGGTCCAGCGGGTGCTGGGCGAGGACACCAGCGCCCGGATGCTCGCCGGCGAGCCCGCCGACGCCGCCGCCCCCGAGGCCCGCCGCCGCGCCGAGGAGGCCTTCGACCTGCTGGAGGGCGGCCTGGCCGCCCTCTTCACCACCGGCTGA